The following proteins are co-located in the Apium graveolens cultivar Ventura unplaced genomic scaffold, ASM990537v1 ctg3161, whole genome shotgun sequence genome:
- the LOC141700985 gene encoding GDSL esterase/lipase ENOD8-like produces MSFVTFFCIVLSVLTVLRPVNSVKSCDFPAIFNFGDGNSDTGAFSSAFSGTPAFYGQTFFNGTAGRSSDGRLIIDFIATSLEKPFLNAYLDSLGTTFSHGANFAQLLATIGVPKLVLPRDSPPFGFSPMYLGVQFSEFAQFIERSQKVRTQSGVFARYMPKSESFAKALYTFDMGQNDLAQGLFTGMSIDQIKQSLPDLVNSFTDILKNMYNLMGARTFWIHNTGPLGCYPYILTIIPTTDVDSAGCSNAVNELAQTFNSVLKKAVDQLRVDLPLAAITYVDIYSAYYSLYMEPQVYGFELPLEACCGLGGAYNFGAATCGASATVNGSLVTAGPCENPSKRINWDGFTYTEAANQIIFGKLATGLYSDPPNSPKNACRKVSSQFNHGGLSILD; encoded by the exons ATGAGTTTTGTAACATTCTTTTGCATAGTTCTCTCGGTTTTGACTGTTTTGAGGCCTGTTAATAGTGTAAAGAGTTGTGATTTTCCAGCTATTTTCAACTTTGGAGATGGAAATTCGGACACTGGTGCATTTTCATCGGCTTTCAGTGGCACCCCAGCTTTTTATGGTCAGACATTCTTCAATGGAACAGCTGGAAGATCTTCTGATGGACGCCTTATCATTGATTTCATAGCTACAAGCTTGGAGAAACCATTTCTCAACGCTTATTTGGATTCCTTGGGCACCACCTTCTCCCACGGAGCCAATTTCGCGCAACTTTTAGCTACCATTGGAGTTCCCAAGTTGGTTCTTCCCAGGGACTCGCCACCTTTTGGTTTTAGTCCTATGTATCTTGGTGTGCAGTTCTCTGAATTTGCACAATTTATCGAAAGATCGCAGAAAGTCAGAACCCAAA GTGGAGTGTTTGCAAGGTACATGCCAAAGAGTGAATCTTTTGCAAAAGCTTTATACACTTTTGACATGGGCCAAAACGACCTCGCCCAAGGACTCTTCACAGGCATGTCTATAGATCAAATCAAGCAAAGTTTACCTGATCTAGTCAACAGTTTTACAGATATTTTGAAG AATATGTACAATTTAATGGGAGCAAGAACATTTTGGATCCACAATACCGGACCCCTTGGTTGTTATCCATATATATTGACAATCATTCCAACAACAGACGTCGACAGTGCTGGATGCTCAAATGCCGTGAATGAATTAGCTCAAACCTTTAACTCTGTATTGAAAAAGGCGGTTGATCAACTTCGGGTGGACCTTCCTTTAGCTGCAATAACTTATGTTGACATTTATTCCGCATATTACTCTCTCTACATGGAACCACAAGTATATG GATTTGAGTTACCTCTAGAGGCTTGTTGTGGGTTGGGAGGAGCATATAATTTTGGGGCAGCAACATGTGGAGCTTCAGCTACGGTGAATGGAAGTCTAGTGACTGCAGGACCATGTGAAAACCCATCAAAAAGAATAAATTGGGACGGATTCACTTACACAGAAGCAGCTAATCAAATTATCTTTGGAAAGCTAGCTACTGGATTATATTCTGATCCACCAAACTCACCCAAAAATGCATGTCGTAAAGTGAGCTCACAGTTCAACCATGGAGGCTTAAGTATTTTGGATTAG
- the LOC141700990 gene encoding plasma membrane ATPase 2-like, producing MGDGPWDAMQEFDDNITQRAFDNLQVFVKGVDKDDVVLMAARASRLENQDAIDAAIVTILADPKQARAGITEIHFLPFNPTDKRTTLTYIDKAGTMHRVSKCAPEQVHSVIDNFAEHGLRSLGVARQEVPERNKDSFGGPWEFIALLPLFDPPRHDSVETIRRALELGVSDILH from the exons ATGGGAGACGGACCGTGGGACGCAATGCAGGAGTTTGATGATAACATAACTCAGCGTGCATTTGACAATTTACAG GTGTTTGTTAAGGGAGTGGACAAGGACGACGTAGTACTAATGGCTGCAAGAGCATCGAGGTTAGAGAATCAAGATGCAATTGATGCTGCTATCGTTACAATATTGGCAGACCCTAAACAG GCACGAGCTGGAATAACTGAGATCCATTTTCTGCCATTTAATCCAACTGACAAAAGAACAACACTGACATACATTGACAAAGCTGGTACAATGCATAGAGTTAGTAAATGTGCACCAGAGCAG GTACATTCAGTAATTGACAATTTTGCAGAACATGGACTTCGATCACTGGGGGTTGCTCGTCAG GAAGTGCCTGAGCGCAACAAAGACAGTTTTGGCGGGCCTTGGGAGTTCATTGCACTTCTTCCTCTCTTTGATCCACCGCGTCATGATAGTGTTGAAACAATTAGAAGAGCTCTGGAACTTGGTGTCAGTGATATTCTCCATTAG